The proteins below are encoded in one region of Silene latifolia isolate original U9 population chromosome 2, ASM4854445v1, whole genome shotgun sequence:
- the LOC141641970 gene encoding pentatricopeptide repeat-containing protein At2g15690, mitochondrial-like, which produces MAAAMASHLISTRSPFLPLSLLKVRSSISPFSFFLIPRFPSSFSTFHNANANFNHQSSPIQSYNNHNQNPNFNHQTSPPPFNQNPNFNHQTSPPFNQTYQHNNNNNSNNNNNNNNNNNNNRTPNQWNNNNNNQNPNQNVNLMSLAMEGKVKEIIELMEKGAKPDNGDLFYVLFDQCGVVKLLDNAKKVHDFYLRSTFRGDLILNNKVLEMYSSCGSMVDARRVFDHMPLRNLDSWHLMITGYATNSLGDEGLQLFEQMKDLDLQPTADTFRAILVACAGAEAIEEGFIYLEKMRTDHGIEPTLDHYLALLDVLGASGHLFEAKEYVEKLPFQPTVAVWEALKNYARIHGDIDLEDHLDDLIAHLDPSKANATKIPAPPPKKRMAVNMMEGRNRLPEFKNPTLYKDDEKYKAAMKEQSYVPDTRYVLHDIDQEAKEQALLYHSERLAIAYGLINTPPRTPLRIIKNLRICGDCHNAIKIMSRIVGRELIVRDNKRFHHFKEGKCSCGDYW; this is translated from the coding sequence ATGGCGGCTGCAATGGCGTCTCATCTGATTTCTACTCGCTCTCCATTTCTTCCTCTTTCCCTTCTTAAGGTTCGTTCTTCTAtttctcctttttcatttttcttaatCCCCcgttttccttcttctttttccacCTTTCATAATGCTAATGCTAATTTCAATCATCAATCATCCCCTATTCAATCttataataatcataatcaaaaccctaatttcaatcACCAAACCTCCCCTCCTCCTTttaatcaaaaccctaatttcaatcATCAAACCTCCCCTCCTTTTAATCAAACCTatcaacataataataataataatagtaataataataataataataataataataataataataatagaaccCCAAATCaatggaataataataataataatcagaaTCCAAACCAAAATGTCAACTTGATGAGTTTGGCCATGGAAGGGAAAGTTAAGGAGATTATCGAGCTGATGGAGAAAGGAGCAAAGCCCGATAATGGCGACCTTTTTTATGTGCTCTTTGATCAGTGCGGCGTTGTTAAGCTGCTTGACAATGCTAAAAAGGTCCATGATTTCTATCTTCGATCAACTTTTAGAGGTGACCTTATCTTGAACAATAAGGTGCTTGAAATGTACTCCAGCTGTGGTAGCATGGTCGATGCACGCCGTGTCTTTGATCATATGCCCCTACGCAATCTAGATTCTTGGCATTTGATGATAACAGGCTATGCCACTAACTCCCTTGGGGACGAGGGTTTGCAGCTGTTTGAGCAAATGAAGGACCTCGACCTGCAGCCCACAGCCGACACCTTCCGTGCCATCTTGGTTGCCTGTGCTGGTGCCGAAGCCATTGAGGAAGGCTTTATTTATTTGGAAAAGATGAGGACCGACCATGGGATTGAGCCCACCCTTGATCATTATTTAGCCTTACTTGATGTTCTTGGAGCGTCTGGACATCTTTTTGAAGCCAAGGAGTATGTTGAAAAGTTGCCATTCCAGCCAACAGTCGCCGTCTGGGAAGCCTTGAAAAATTATGCTAGGATTCACGGGGATATTGACCTTGAGGATCATCTAGATGACCTCATAGCTCATCTCGATCCCTCCAAGGCTAATGCTACCAAAATCCCAGCTCCTCCACCAAAGAAGCGCATGGCGGTGAATATGATGGAAGGAAGGAACAGACTTCCTGAGTTTAAGAATCCGACTCTGTACAAAGATGATGAGAAATACAAAGCTGCTATGAAGGAACAAAGTTATGTGCCAGACACTAGATATGTTCTTCACGACATTGATCAAGAGGCTAAGGAGCAAGCTCTACTTTACCACAGTGAGAGGTTAGCTATCGCTTATGGCTTGATCAATACTCCACCAAGGACTCCTCTTCGGATCATTAAGAACCTTAGAATCTGTGGTGACTGTCACAACGCTATCAAGATTATGTCTAGGATTGTTGGGCGTGAGTTAATTGTTAGGGACAACAAGCGGTTTCATCATTTTAAGGAAGGCAAGTGCTCCTGTGGGGATTACTGGTGA
- the LOC141641969 gene encoding calcium-transporting ATPase 4, plasma membrane-type-like isoform X1 produces the protein MGTPLHFPTLGNDDKLPEEIVESNFEIEADVIASIVRGRDTNGLITHRGMEGIATKISSSLEDGILSSDAPLRQKVYGFNIYTEKPLKGFWTFVWEALQDLTLIILMISAVVSLGIGVATQGWTKGVYDGIGILLCIFLVVMVSAVSNFNQSLQFRDLDREKKKIYVQVTRDGCRNKILISDLVVGDIIHLSIGDIVPADGIFISGYNLLLDESSLSGESEPVYVDNGNPFLLSGTKVQDGSAKMLVTAVGMRTEWGNLMETVSQEGDDETPLQVKLNGIAKLMGKLGLGFAGLTFFAFVTRFLVDKGIHHELRQWSSKDAMKLLNYFATAVIVVVIAVPEGLPLAVMLSLAFAMKKLMKAKTLVRQLSACETMGSATCICTDKTGTLTTNHMVVDKIWVSGLNKEMKANDLKSGIISECVLSTLLQATLLNTGAEVARDRDGNDSIIGKPTASALVKVGLLLGGDFEDIHQKFKVENVEPFNSVRKRMSVIVGLPGGGFRAFCNGAPEIVLGMCSRILDCNGYSVDLSEEQREKVACVIDGFASKTLRTICLAFRDMDDDWDITTIPQEEYTLIAVVGMKDPVRPEVKDAVETCLAAGITVRMVTGDNINTAKAIAKECGILTEGGLAIEGSELRNKTLEEMKEMLPRIQVMARSLPSDKHTLVSNLRKLGEVVAVTGDGTNDAPALHESDIGLAMGIAGTEVAKENADVIILDDNFATIVSIAKWGRAVYVNIQRFVQFQLTINIVALMINLVSACIAGIPPLKIVQWLWINLIQDTFAALALATEPPTDAVMKRPPHGRDASLISKAMWRNIVGQSAYQFSVLAVVIFDGKRLLKLNDSDNSDAVLNTFAFNSFVFCQVFNEINCRDTDKINVFRGMFGNWMFIGILVVTVTLQAIIVEFLGTFASTVPLNWQLWSLSILIGAASMPLDTLLKCIPVVKTDCHNDCYGFSRNGAEQV, from the exons ATGGGGACACCTCTTCACTTTCCAACTCTG GGAAATGATGATAAGCTTCCCGAAGAGATTGTAGAGTCCAACTTTGAGATTGAAGCAGATGTCATTGCCTCCATTGTTCGAGGGCGTGACACTAATGGCCTTATTACCCATAGAGGTATGGAAGGAATTGCAACCAAAATATCTTCATCACTTGAAGATGGGATCCTTTCGAGTGATGCACCTCTTAGACAAAAGGTTTACGGATTCAATATATACACTGAGAAGCCATTAAAAGGGTTTTGGACGTTTGTTTGGGAAGCACTTCAGGACTTGACATTGATAATCCTAATGATTTCTGCTGTGGTTTCATTAGGAATTGGAGTTGCTACGCAAGGGTGGACAAAAGGCGTGTATGATGGGATTGGGATACTGCTCTGTATCTTCTTGGTAGTCATGGTCTCCGCTGTAAGTAACTTTAACCAATCATTACAATTTAGGGATCTtgatagagagaagaagaagatttATGTGCAGGTGACCAGAGATGGATGTAGGAACAAAATACTCATTTCTGATTTAGTTGTTGGGGACATTATCCATCTGTCTATTGGAGATATAGTCCCAGCAGATGGAATATTCATCTCCGGCTACAACTTACTACTGGATGAGTCTAGTTTATCTGGTGAGAGTGAACCTGTTTATGTAGATAATGGGAACCCGTTTCTTCTATCCGGAACCAAGGTACAAGATGGTTCGGCTAAGATGCTCGTGACTGCTGTTGGAATGAGGACTGAATGGGGCAATCTGATGGAAACCGTGAGCCAAGAAGGAGACGATGAGACACCATTACAGGTGAAACTCAATGGGATAGCTAAACTTATGGGAAAACTAGGGTTGGGATTTGCTGGGTTAACATTTTTCGCGTTTGTGACTAGATTTCTGGTGGATAAAGGGATTCACCATGAGTTAAGACAATGGTCTTCTAAGGATGCAATGAAGCTCCTAAACTATTTTGCTACAGCGGTTATTGTAGTTGTTATTGCAGTTCCTGAAGGACTTCCATTGGCGGTCATGCTAAGCCTTGCTTTTGCAATGAAGAAACTTATGAAGGCTAAGACACTTGTGAGGCAACTTTCTGCTTGTGAAACAATGGGATCAGCAACCTGCATCTGCACAGATAAGACTGGCACACTGACCACAAATCACATGGTGGTTGATAAGATTTGGGTATCTGGCCTAAACAAGGAAATGAAAGCAAATGATCTTAAATCAGGAATAATATCTGAGTGTGTCTTGAGTACCCTTTTGCAAGCTACTTTGCTGAATACAGGTGCCGAGGTGGCAAGGGATCGTGATGGAAATGATTCCATCATAGGCAAGCCTACAGCTTCAGCACTAGTTAAAGTTGGACTGCTTCTAGGAGGCGATTTTGAAGATATACACCAAAAGTTCAAGGTAGAAAATGTGGAGCCTTTCAATTCTGTCAGAAAGAGGATGTCAGTTATTGTGGGTTTACCAGGAGGCGGTTTCAGAGCCTTCTGCAATGGCGCGCCTGAAATAGTCTTAGGCATGTGCAGCAGAATACTTGACTGCAATGGGTATTCTGTTGACTTGTCTGAAGAACAAAGGGAGAAAGTAGCATGTGTTATAGATGGTTTTGCCTCCAAAACCTTGAGGACTATTTGCCTGGCTTTCAGAGATATGGATGATGATTGGGATATAACAACCATTCCTCAAGAAGAATACACTTTAATTGCAGTTGTAGGAATGAAGGATCCAGTTCGCCCAGAGGTCAAGGATGCTGTAGAAACATGTTTAGCTGCTGGAATTACTGTGAGAATGGTCACAGGTGACAACATTAACACAGCCAAGGCCATTGCAAAAGAGTGTGGCATATTAACAGAAGGCGGTCTCGCAATCGAGGGCTCAGAACTTCGTAACAAAACTCTTGAGGAGATGAAAGAGATGTTACCAAGAATACAG GTAATGGCTAGATCTCTACCATCAGACAAGCATACTCTGGTAAGTAATCTTAGAAAGCTTGGGGAGGTGGTTGCTGTGACAGGTGATGGGACCAACGATGCACCAGCTCTGCATGAGTCTGATATAGGACTTGCTATGGGCATTGCAGGGACAGAG GTAGCAAAGGAAAACGCGGATGTCATAATTTTGGACGACAATTTCGCAACCATTGTAAGCATTGCTAAATGGGGACGAGCAGTATATGTAAACATCCAACGGTTTGTGCAGTTTCAGCTAACAATTAACATTGTAGCACTTATGATCAACCTTGTCTCTGCATGTATTGCTG GAATACCTCCACTTAAGATTGTGCAGTGGTTATGGATCAACTTGATCCAAGATACATTTGCTGCCTTGGCCTTGGCTACAGAACCACCAACGGATGCCGTAATGAAAAGACCGCCTCATGGACGAGATGCAAGCCTTATTAGCAAGGCTATGTGGAGAAACATTGTGGGTCAAAGTGCGTACCAGTTCAGTGTCCTTGCTGTTGTAATTTTTGATGGAAAGAGACTACTTAAACTCAATGACTCGGATAATTCAGATGCTGTTCTAAATACTTTTGCATTCAACTCTTTTGTATTCTGCCAG GTGTTCAACGAAATCAACTGTCGTGATACTGACAAAATAAATGTGTTTCGTGGAATGTTTGGCAACTGGATGTTCATAGGCATACTAGTTGTGACAGTAACGTTACAAGCAATCATTGTAGAGTTTCTGGGAACTTTTGCAAGCACTGTACCCTTAAACTGGCAGCTATGGTCACTCAGCATACTCATCGGAGCTGCTAGCATGCCCTTGGATACACTCCTTAAATGCATTCCTGTCGTCAAAACAGACTGTCACAATGATTGCTATGGTTTCTCACGTAATGGAGCTGAGCAAGTTTAA
- the LOC141641969 gene encoding calcium-transporting ATPase 4, plasma membrane-type-like isoform X2: MTLQGNDDKLPEEIVESNFEIEADVIASIVRGRDTNGLITHRGMEGIATKISSSLEDGILSSDAPLRQKVYGFNIYTEKPLKGFWTFVWEALQDLTLIILMISAVVSLGIGVATQGWTKGVYDGIGILLCIFLVVMVSAVSNFNQSLQFRDLDREKKKIYVQVTRDGCRNKILISDLVVGDIIHLSIGDIVPADGIFISGYNLLLDESSLSGESEPVYVDNGNPFLLSGTKVQDGSAKMLVTAVGMRTEWGNLMETVSQEGDDETPLQVKLNGIAKLMGKLGLGFAGLTFFAFVTRFLVDKGIHHELRQWSSKDAMKLLNYFATAVIVVVIAVPEGLPLAVMLSLAFAMKKLMKAKTLVRQLSACETMGSATCICTDKTGTLTTNHMVVDKIWVSGLNKEMKANDLKSGIISECVLSTLLQATLLNTGAEVARDRDGNDSIIGKPTASALVKVGLLLGGDFEDIHQKFKVENVEPFNSVRKRMSVIVGLPGGGFRAFCNGAPEIVLGMCSRILDCNGYSVDLSEEQREKVACVIDGFASKTLRTICLAFRDMDDDWDITTIPQEEYTLIAVVGMKDPVRPEVKDAVETCLAAGITVRMVTGDNINTAKAIAKECGILTEGGLAIEGSELRNKTLEEMKEMLPRIQVMARSLPSDKHTLVSNLRKLGEVVAVTGDGTNDAPALHESDIGLAMGIAGTEVAKENADVIILDDNFATIVSIAKWGRAVYVNIQRFVQFQLTINIVALMINLVSACIAGIPPLKIVQWLWINLIQDTFAALALATEPPTDAVMKRPPHGRDASLISKAMWRNIVGQSAYQFSVLAVVIFDGKRLLKLNDSDNSDAVLNTFAFNSFVFCQVFNEINCRDTDKINVFRGMFGNWMFIGILVVTVTLQAIIVEFLGTFASTVPLNWQLWSLSILIGAASMPLDTLLKCIPVVKTDCHNDCYGFSRNGAEQV; the protein is encoded by the exons ATGACTTTGCAG GGAAATGATGATAAGCTTCCCGAAGAGATTGTAGAGTCCAACTTTGAGATTGAAGCAGATGTCATTGCCTCCATTGTTCGAGGGCGTGACACTAATGGCCTTATTACCCATAGAGGTATGGAAGGAATTGCAACCAAAATATCTTCATCACTTGAAGATGGGATCCTTTCGAGTGATGCACCTCTTAGACAAAAGGTTTACGGATTCAATATATACACTGAGAAGCCATTAAAAGGGTTTTGGACGTTTGTTTGGGAAGCACTTCAGGACTTGACATTGATAATCCTAATGATTTCTGCTGTGGTTTCATTAGGAATTGGAGTTGCTACGCAAGGGTGGACAAAAGGCGTGTATGATGGGATTGGGATACTGCTCTGTATCTTCTTGGTAGTCATGGTCTCCGCTGTAAGTAACTTTAACCAATCATTACAATTTAGGGATCTtgatagagagaagaagaagatttATGTGCAGGTGACCAGAGATGGATGTAGGAACAAAATACTCATTTCTGATTTAGTTGTTGGGGACATTATCCATCTGTCTATTGGAGATATAGTCCCAGCAGATGGAATATTCATCTCCGGCTACAACTTACTACTGGATGAGTCTAGTTTATCTGGTGAGAGTGAACCTGTTTATGTAGATAATGGGAACCCGTTTCTTCTATCCGGAACCAAGGTACAAGATGGTTCGGCTAAGATGCTCGTGACTGCTGTTGGAATGAGGACTGAATGGGGCAATCTGATGGAAACCGTGAGCCAAGAAGGAGACGATGAGACACCATTACAGGTGAAACTCAATGGGATAGCTAAACTTATGGGAAAACTAGGGTTGGGATTTGCTGGGTTAACATTTTTCGCGTTTGTGACTAGATTTCTGGTGGATAAAGGGATTCACCATGAGTTAAGACAATGGTCTTCTAAGGATGCAATGAAGCTCCTAAACTATTTTGCTACAGCGGTTATTGTAGTTGTTATTGCAGTTCCTGAAGGACTTCCATTGGCGGTCATGCTAAGCCTTGCTTTTGCAATGAAGAAACTTATGAAGGCTAAGACACTTGTGAGGCAACTTTCTGCTTGTGAAACAATGGGATCAGCAACCTGCATCTGCACAGATAAGACTGGCACACTGACCACAAATCACATGGTGGTTGATAAGATTTGGGTATCTGGCCTAAACAAGGAAATGAAAGCAAATGATCTTAAATCAGGAATAATATCTGAGTGTGTCTTGAGTACCCTTTTGCAAGCTACTTTGCTGAATACAGGTGCCGAGGTGGCAAGGGATCGTGATGGAAATGATTCCATCATAGGCAAGCCTACAGCTTCAGCACTAGTTAAAGTTGGACTGCTTCTAGGAGGCGATTTTGAAGATATACACCAAAAGTTCAAGGTAGAAAATGTGGAGCCTTTCAATTCTGTCAGAAAGAGGATGTCAGTTATTGTGGGTTTACCAGGAGGCGGTTTCAGAGCCTTCTGCAATGGCGCGCCTGAAATAGTCTTAGGCATGTGCAGCAGAATACTTGACTGCAATGGGTATTCTGTTGACTTGTCTGAAGAACAAAGGGAGAAAGTAGCATGTGTTATAGATGGTTTTGCCTCCAAAACCTTGAGGACTATTTGCCTGGCTTTCAGAGATATGGATGATGATTGGGATATAACAACCATTCCTCAAGAAGAATACACTTTAATTGCAGTTGTAGGAATGAAGGATCCAGTTCGCCCAGAGGTCAAGGATGCTGTAGAAACATGTTTAGCTGCTGGAATTACTGTGAGAATGGTCACAGGTGACAACATTAACACAGCCAAGGCCATTGCAAAAGAGTGTGGCATATTAACAGAAGGCGGTCTCGCAATCGAGGGCTCAGAACTTCGTAACAAAACTCTTGAGGAGATGAAAGAGATGTTACCAAGAATACAG GTAATGGCTAGATCTCTACCATCAGACAAGCATACTCTGGTAAGTAATCTTAGAAAGCTTGGGGAGGTGGTTGCTGTGACAGGTGATGGGACCAACGATGCACCAGCTCTGCATGAGTCTGATATAGGACTTGCTATGGGCATTGCAGGGACAGAG GTAGCAAAGGAAAACGCGGATGTCATAATTTTGGACGACAATTTCGCAACCATTGTAAGCATTGCTAAATGGGGACGAGCAGTATATGTAAACATCCAACGGTTTGTGCAGTTTCAGCTAACAATTAACATTGTAGCACTTATGATCAACCTTGTCTCTGCATGTATTGCTG GAATACCTCCACTTAAGATTGTGCAGTGGTTATGGATCAACTTGATCCAAGATACATTTGCTGCCTTGGCCTTGGCTACAGAACCACCAACGGATGCCGTAATGAAAAGACCGCCTCATGGACGAGATGCAAGCCTTATTAGCAAGGCTATGTGGAGAAACATTGTGGGTCAAAGTGCGTACCAGTTCAGTGTCCTTGCTGTTGTAATTTTTGATGGAAAGAGACTACTTAAACTCAATGACTCGGATAATTCAGATGCTGTTCTAAATACTTTTGCATTCAACTCTTTTGTATTCTGCCAG GTGTTCAACGAAATCAACTGTCGTGATACTGACAAAATAAATGTGTTTCGTGGAATGTTTGGCAACTGGATGTTCATAGGCATACTAGTTGTGACAGTAACGTTACAAGCAATCATTGTAGAGTTTCTGGGAACTTTTGCAAGCACTGTACCCTTAAACTGGCAGCTATGGTCACTCAGCATACTCATCGGAGCTGCTAGCATGCCCTTGGATACACTCCTTAAATGCATTCCTGTCGTCAAAACAGACTGTCACAATGATTGCTATGGTTTCTCACGTAATGGAGCTGAGCAAGTTTAA
- the LOC141641971 gene encoding glycerol-3-phosphate dehydrogenase [NAD(+)] GPDHC1, cytosolic, producing the protein MVGSSVESMNNNNINNNGSTSTTFCNGSIHPPNANQDKLDELRSLLGKADGDPLRIVGVGAGAWGSVFAALLQDSYGHFRDKVQIRIWRRSGRAVDKPTAQHLFEVINSREDVLRRLIRRCAYLKYVEARLGDRTLYADEILRDGFCLNMIDTPLCPLKVVTNLQEAVWDADIVVNGLPSTETREVFQEINNYWKERLTVPIIISLSKGIETALHPVPHIITPTQMIYRATGVPMDNILYVGGPNIASEIYNKEYANARICGTEKWRKPLAKFLRQPHFIVWDNSDLVTHEVMGGLKNVYAIGAGMAAALTNESATSKSVYFAHCTSEMIFITHLLAEDPEKLAGPLLADTYVTLLKGRNAWYGQMLAKGGLSLDMGDSISGKGMIQGVSAVGAFYELLSQSSLNVTRHGENKPVCPVDMCPILKTLYKILITREQCSKDILQALRDENMNDPRERIELAQSHVFYMPSLLGSP; encoded by the exons ATGGTGGGAAGTAGTGTGGAAtccatgaataataataatattaataataatggtAGTACTAGTACGACATTTTGTAATGGATCTATCCATCCTCCCAATGCCAATCAAGATAAGCTGGATGAGCTGAGAAGCTTACTAGGAAAGGCTGATGGCGATCCTTTAAGAATTGTGGGTGTCGGTGCGGGTGCTTGGGGCAGTGTCTTTGCAGCTTTGCTCCAAGACAGTTACGGTCACTTTCGCGATAAGGTCCAAATTAGGATTTGGAGAAGGTCTGGAAGAGCAGTCGATAAACCCACAGCTCAACACTTGTTTGAGGTCATCAATTCAAGGGAAGATGTGTTGAGGAGACTCATACGGCGATGTGCATACTTGAAGTATGTGGAAGCAAGGTTGGGTGATCGTACGCTTTATGCAGATGAGATACTGAGAGATGGGTTTTGCTTAAACATGATTGATACACCTCTTTGCCCTTTGAAAGTTGTAACCAATCTACAGGAAGCTGTTTGGGATGCTGACATTGTTGTTAATGGATTGCCTTCCACTGAAACTCGGGAGGTGTTTCAAGAGATCAACAATTATTGGAAGGAGAGGCTCACTGTTCCTATTATTATCTCTTTGTCTAAGGGTATTGAGACTGCTTTGCACCCTGTTCCTCACATCATTACTCCCACTCAGATGATTTACCGTGCAA CTGGAGTACCTATGGACAACATTCTTTACGTTGGAGGACCAAATATTGCCTCTGAGATTTACAATAAGGAATATGCTAATGCTCGTATATGTGGAACCGAAAAGTGGAGGAAACCTCTGGCAAAGTTTCTAAGGCAGCCCCATTTCATAGTGTGGGACAATAGTGACCTCGTCACTCATGAAGTTATGGGTGGTTTAAAGAATGTGTACGCTATTGGAGCTG GAATGGCAGCAGCTCTCACAAATGAAAGTGCTACCAGCAAATCGGTGTATTTTGCACATTGCACATCGGAAATGATATTTATTACTCATCTGTTGGCTGAAGATCCTGAGAAGCTTGCTGGACCATTGCTAGCTGACACATACGTGACATTACTGAAAGGACGTAATGCATGGTACGGACAAATGCTAGCCAAGGGTGGTTTGAGCCTTGACATGGGTGATAGTATCAGCGGCAAAGGGATGATCCAG GGTGTCTCAGCTGTAGGAGCATTCTATGAGCTCCTGAGCCAGTCGTCTCTGAATGTAACTCGCCACGGTGAAAACAAGCCAGTTTGTCCGGTTGACATGTGTCCCATCTTGAAGACACTTTATAAGATACTCATAACCAG GGAACAATGCTCCAAGGACATTCTCCAAGCTCTGAGAGATGAAAACATGAACGACCCTAGGGAGCGTATAGAACTTGCTCAGTCGCATGTTTTTTATATGCCGTCACTCCTTGGAAGCCCTTAG
- the LOC141641974 gene encoding uncharacterized protein LOC141641974 encodes MNSSCGAIAGAPCVRHNNIAFFKPTTTTSSSSSSCCIRFNSNVFITQSSLQYQSTQHKHSYDNTTTPKPSFRDQDTTTPDDADADAAAAADPELRTVLQLATNSELFELHSILFRPSYFSPLLKSVTNGLQIDRFMIEEDFEERDQFINALESRFLYLAADARSTLRGWRPSYRNVLLDVRKELKIPCSTRLSVEDLEVEIFIFMIQECSRDWDTADAVRVGAAELCSLLLKGGQLVSLMKISQLVSTKLSEKMLVEAAKHKFGSEVIKKGLTGATSRYLGMSSLASLFGPMLWGTFLADVVIQMLGTDYIRILQAIYAFAQIRILRRHGLHLDKLGTGF; translated from the exons ATGAATAGCAGCTGCGGTGCCATAGCAGGAGCACCATGTGTCCGACATAACAACATTGCCTTCTTCAAACCTACAACAACAACATCTTCTTCATCTTCTAGTTGTTGTATCAGATTCAACAGCAATGTCTTCATAACTCAGTCTTCGCTTCAGTATCAATCAACTCAACACAAACACTCTTATGATAATACAACTACTCCTAAACCCTCTTTCCGCGATCAAG ATACTACTACTCCTGATGATGCTGATgctgatgctgctgctgctgctgatccTGAATTAAGGACTGTTCTACAACTTGCTACCAACTCCGAACTTTTTGAGCTTCATTCCATTCTCTTCCGTCCCAG TTACTTTAGCCCCCTCCTAAAATCTGTTACTAATGGACTCCAAATTGACCGATTCATGATTGAGGAGGACTTTGAAGAGCGAGACCAGTTCATTAATGCTCTTGAATCTCGATTCTTATATCTTGCTGCTGATGCTCGTTCTACATTGAG GGGATGGAGGCCTTCATACAGAAATGTATTACTTGATGTGAGAAAAGAACTGAAAATTCCTTGCTCAACAAGATTATCGGTGGAGGACTTGGAGGTTGAAATATTTATTTTCATGATTCAGGAATGTTCGAG GGACTGGGATACTGCCGATGCTGTAAGAGTTGGGGCTGCGGAACTATGTTCGCTGCTTCTCAAA GGTGGTCAATTGGTATCCTTGATGAAGATTTCTCAATTG GTGTCTACAAAGTTGTCAGAGAAAATGCTTGTGGAAGCTGCCAAACATAAATTTGGCAGTGAGGTCATAAAAAAG GGACTCACTGGAGCAACATCGCGATATTTGGGGATGAGCAGCTTAGCATCATTGTTTGGTCCTAT GTTGTGGGGAACATTTTTGGCAGACGTCGTCATCCAAATGTTGGGAACTGACTATATCAGGATCCTGCAAGCTATTTACGCCTTTGCGCAG ATCCGGATTCTTCGAAGACATGGTTTACACTTGGATAAGCTGGGCACTGGTTTTTAA